The following coding sequences lie in one Polluticoccus soli genomic window:
- a CDS encoding GNAT family N-acetyltransferase codes for MTNKEQYRAFCSRRNDLPPFLCDWWMDATCDDWDVAIEKNGDNIAGVWPYAISKRIGVELLRNARLSPYQGPFVSFPADLKESNRDGFEHETISAMLKQIPSAKVWNLALQPGIRQVGMFRNAGMQVQVQQTFLIDLHPTEQELLSNMKENLRRNIRAAEKEFDIADSSEHLNKLYEYQKHTLTGKGAGQPYSLTDMQKLMDACMQHNTAALWVAKKGGEIQALVWNVWSADTSYYFMGSQKPGGDSYRAITALLWHSIKEAKQRGNKTFDLEGSMDAGVEKFFRSFGGRRELYLVLKKNHSFIWKLKELVS; via the coding sequence TTGACCAACAAAGAACAATACCGTGCTTTCTGCAGTCGTCGTAACGATCTGCCACCCTTCCTTTGCGATTGGTGGATGGATGCTACTTGCGATGATTGGGATGTTGCTATTGAAAAGAACGGCGATAACATCGCGGGTGTGTGGCCTTATGCTATCAGCAAACGCATAGGCGTTGAGTTGCTGCGCAATGCAAGGCTCAGTCCTTACCAGGGGCCTTTTGTTTCATTTCCTGCCGACCTTAAGGAAAGCAACCGCGATGGTTTTGAGCATGAAACGATCTCTGCAATGCTGAAACAAATACCGTCGGCTAAGGTGTGGAACCTTGCGTTGCAGCCCGGTATCAGGCAGGTAGGTATGTTTAGGAATGCGGGTATGCAGGTACAGGTGCAACAGACTTTTCTCATTGATCTGCATCCAACCGAGCAGGAACTCTTGTCGAACATGAAGGAAAATCTGCGACGCAACATACGTGCTGCAGAGAAAGAGTTCGATATTGCTGATTCTTCAGAACATCTCAATAAGCTATACGAATACCAGAAACATACACTGACAGGCAAGGGGGCAGGACAGCCATATTCGCTGACCGACATGCAAAAACTTATGGATGCTTGTATGCAACATAATACTGCTGCGCTATGGGTAGCGAAAAAAGGCGGCGAAATACAAGCGCTGGTTTGGAACGTATGGAGCGCAGACACGAGTTATTACTTCATGGGTTCGCAAAAGCCGGGAGGCGATAGTTACCGCGCAATAACAGCCTTGTTATGGCATTCAATAAAAGAAGCAAAACAACGCGGCAACAAAACATTTGACCTTGAAGGTAGCATGGATGCTGGTGTAGAAAAGTTCTTCCGCAGCTTTGGTGGAAGGCGTGAGTTATACCTTGTGCTGAAAAAGAATCATTCCTTTATCTGGAAGTTGAAAGAACTGGTTTCCTAA
- a CDS encoding ABC transporter permease: MNLPFFIARRFMFRGRDGFSAFIIRLAIVATALSVATMIITVAFISGFKHEIRDKLFSFWGHVHITPFTPNASTIITPDPIKIDHRLEMQVKQMPHVQSMDAFAVRPGIIHTNDLMEGVQLKGVDSSYKFPRSITLTGRIDYSDTSYSKEILLSTVMAGRLKVNAGDEVQLYFLEPGSTLPRIRKVKVAGTFHTGMDEVDKEYGICDLRLLQRINSWGPNDINGYQVMLDKEEASDTVSMQIFNNYLEAPLTTHTMAEIFPNIYDWLQLQDVNARIIIIIMAVVAIINLAVALLILIVEHARMVGLFKAQGMTQGSMQMIFLYYAGLIAAMGILAGNLLGIGLCILQQETGFLRLSETTYYVRQVPVRIFWYDAALIDIGTLLLCILCMWLPSLYIRRIQPAKVLQFK; encoded by the coding sequence ATGAACTTACCATTTTTCATAGCCAGGCGGTTTATGTTCCGGGGCAGGGACGGGTTCTCGGCTTTCATCATACGCCTGGCCATAGTGGCTACTGCGCTCAGCGTGGCGACCATGATCATTACCGTGGCCTTCATTAGCGGTTTCAAGCACGAGATACGTGATAAACTGTTCAGCTTCTGGGGACATGTACACATTACCCCATTTACGCCTAATGCCAGCACCATCATAACGCCTGATCCTATAAAGATCGACCACAGGCTGGAAATGCAGGTGAAGCAAATGCCGCATGTGCAAAGCATGGATGCTTTTGCTGTTCGTCCGGGTATAATCCATACCAACGACCTGATGGAGGGCGTACAACTAAAAGGCGTTGATAGTAGTTACAAGTTTCCCCGGAGTATTACACTCACTGGCAGGATCGACTATTCAGATACTTCATACTCTAAAGAAATATTGCTATCGACCGTTATGGCCGGCCGGCTGAAAGTGAACGCCGGTGACGAAGTGCAATTGTATTTTCTTGAGCCGGGCTCTACACTGCCGCGTATACGTAAAGTAAAAGTGGCTGGTACGTTCCATACAGGCATGGACGAAGTGGACAAAGAGTACGGCATTTGTGATCTGCGATTGCTGCAGCGTATTAACAGCTGGGGGCCTAATGACATCAACGGCTACCAGGTGATGCTCGACAAAGAAGAAGCGTCAGACACGGTGTCGATGCAAATATTTAACAATTACCTGGAAGCGCCGCTCACCACGCACACCATGGCAGAGATATTTCCCAATATCTACGACTGGCTGCAACTACAGGATGTAAATGCACGCATCATCATCATTATTATGGCAGTGGTAGCTATCATCAACCTCGCAGTGGCCTTGTTAATACTAATAGTAGAACATGCTCGCATGGTCGGTCTGTTCAAAGCGCAAGGTATGACGCAGGGCAGTATGCAGATGATCTTCCTGTATTACGCGGGCCTTATTGCAGCTATGGGAATATTAGCTGGCAACCTGCTGGGTATCGGGCTTTGCATATTGCAACAGGAAACTGGTTTTCTTCGCCTGTCAGAAACTACCTATTACGTGCGACAGGTGCCCGTTCGCATTTTCTGGTACGACGCAGCACTTATTGATATTGGTACGCTGCTACTCTGCATACTTTGTATGTGGCTTCCCTCGTTGTATATTCGTCGTATACAACCGGCAAAGGTGCTGCAATTCAAATAG
- the atpC gene encoding ATP synthase F1 subunit epsilon, with amino-acid sequence MQLDILTPEHKVYSGTVSGVQLPGIEGSFEILDKHAPMIATLGKGKMKIIKDKNTTELYEISGGFVEVLNNKASVLIESATALD; translated from the coding sequence ATGCAATTAGACATTCTGACACCTGAGCATAAAGTTTATAGCGGTACTGTATCTGGCGTACAGCTCCCGGGCATCGAAGGTTCTTTCGAGATACTGGACAAGCACGCACCTATGATCGCTACGCTGGGCAAGGGTAAAATGAAGATCATAAAAGACAAGAACACTACTGAGCTGTATGAAATTTCAGGCGGCTTTGTAGAAGTGCTGAACAACAAAGCAAGCGTGCTGATAGAAAGTGCTACTGCTCTGGACTAG
- the atpD gene encoding F0F1 ATP synthase subunit beta, with the protein MPNVGKIKQIIGPVIDVHFSAENKLPEIYNALELTRPNGDKLVLEVQQHLGEDSVRCVAMDGTEGLVRGMDVVDTGKAIAMPTGEQIHGRLFNVTGDAIDGLPQPNKANGRPIHAKPPKFENLSTASEILFTGIKVIDLIEPYAKGGKIGLFGGAGVGKTVLIQELINNIAKAYSGLSVFAGVGERTREGNDLMREMIEAGIVKYGEKFKHSMENGGWDLSAVDQNELKESKATFVFGQMNEPPGARARVALSGLTMAEYFRDGDGTGKGKDILFFVDNIFRFTQAGSEVSALLGRMPSAVGYQPTLATEMGLMQERITSTKNGSITSVQAVYVPADDLTDPAPATTFAHLDATTVLSRKIADLGIYPAVDPLDSTSRILTPQIVGDAHYNTANRVKLILQRYKELQDIIAILGMDELSEEDKQTVARARKVQRFLSQPFHVAEQFTGLKGVLVPIEDTIRGFNMIMDGEVDEYPEAAFNLVGNIEDAIAKGKKLMEQAKN; encoded by the coding sequence ATGCCAAACGTTGGTAAAATCAAACAAATCATCGGTCCGGTTATAGACGTGCACTTCAGTGCAGAGAACAAACTGCCGGAAATCTATAACGCATTGGAACTGACTCGTCCTAACGGCGATAAACTGGTTCTGGAAGTACAACAGCACCTTGGTGAAGACAGCGTACGCTGCGTAGCGATGGACGGTACTGAAGGTCTGGTACGCGGTATGGATGTAGTTGACACCGGTAAAGCGATCGCTATGCCTACAGGCGAGCAGATCCACGGTCGTCTGTTCAACGTTACCGGTGATGCCATCGATGGTCTTCCTCAGCCTAACAAAGCGAATGGTCGTCCTATCCATGCTAAACCGCCGAAATTTGAGAACCTGAGCACGGCTTCTGAGATCCTGTTCACAGGTATCAAAGTTATCGATCTGATCGAGCCTTATGCAAAAGGTGGTAAGATCGGTCTGTTTGGTGGTGCGGGTGTAGGTAAAACCGTACTTATCCAGGAGCTGATCAACAACATCGCGAAAGCATATAGCGGTTTGTCAGTATTTGCCGGTGTGGGCGAGCGTACACGTGAAGGTAATGACCTGATGCGTGAGATGATCGAAGCTGGCATCGTGAAATACGGTGAGAAATTCAAACACAGCATGGAAAATGGTGGCTGGGACCTGTCTGCAGTTGACCAAAACGAGCTGAAAGAATCAAAAGCTACTTTCGTATTTGGACAGATGAACGAACCCCCAGGTGCCCGTGCACGTGTGGCCCTGTCTGGTCTTACCATGGCGGAATACTTCCGTGATGGCGACGGCACAGGTAAAGGTAAAGACATCCTGTTCTTCGTAGATAACATCTTCCGTTTCACCCAGGCAGGTTCTGAGGTATCGGCTCTTCTGGGTCGTATGCCATCAGCGGTGGGTTACCAGCCTACACTGGCTACAGAAATGGGTCTGATGCAAGAGCGTATCACTTCAACTAAAAACGGTTCGATCACTTCGGTACAAGCAGTATACGTACCTGCGGATGACTTGACCGATCCGGCTCCGGCAACAACCTTTGCCCACCTGGATGCGACAACCGTACTTAGCCGTAAGATCGCGGATCTGGGTATCTACCCTGCGGTAGATCCTCTGGATTCTACATCACGTATCCTTACTCCACAGATCGTGGGTGACGCACACTACAACACTGCTAACCGCGTGAAGCTGATCCTCCAGCGCTATAAAGAGCTTCAGGACATCATCGCTATCCTTGGTATGGATGAACTGAGCGAAGAAGATAAACAAACAGTAGCACGTGCACGTAAAGTACAGCGTTTCCTGTCTCAGCCGTTCCACGTTGCCGAGCAGTTCACTGGTCTGAAAGGTGTACTGGTTCCAATCGAAGACACTATCCGCGGCTTCAACATGATCATGGATGGTGAAGTTGACGAATATCCTGAAGCAGCATTCAACCTGGTAGGTAACATCGAAGATGCTATCGCTAAGGGTAAGAAACTGATGGAACAAGCTAAAAACTAA
- a CDS encoding HmuY family protein, producing MRTYQISFLFIAIGFLLASCEKKESPISLPEKGVAAIDRVDMGEDYHDQIFYDFEKGYPVYTSAINCWDLAFEASPTGFHVFMNGGKDMWVYNTHQTDIKAVLEPPKIKAGEWQFDSPSGLPDSTAIGNWKKSRRAGSDVYVVKMNPAHFKDTFKKIVLVDYSTTEYQMIIGDLRSTNTKMVRIPKDDKYNFAYFSFDDGGKVVYPEPPKDSWDIVFTRYRYIYYYLNNFPYLVSGVLLNPYKTTAFADSTSGYEAVTINSVATAKFLKNRDVIGFDWKYYDIPNGKYTVNKKKAYVLNTRQGQFWKIRFLDFYNSAGVKGSPSFEYERLQ from the coding sequence ATGAGGACGTACCAAATTAGTTTTCTTTTTATTGCAATAGGTTTCCTGCTGGCTTCCTGCGAGAAAAAAGAAAGTCCTATATCCCTGCCTGAAAAAGGTGTCGCCGCGATAGATCGCGTGGACATGGGCGAGGATTACCATGACCAGATCTTTTACGATTTCGAGAAAGGGTACCCCGTTTATACCAGCGCAATAAATTGCTGGGACCTCGCGTTTGAGGCGTCTCCTACCGGTTTTCATGTATTTATGAATGGTGGTAAGGATATGTGGGTATACAATACACACCAGACCGATATCAAGGCTGTGCTGGAGCCGCCAAAAATAAAAGCAGGCGAATGGCAATTTGACTCGCCTTCGGGCCTGCCAGATTCTACTGCTATTGGTAACTGGAAGAAGAGCCGCAGGGCTGGCAGCGATGTGTATGTGGTAAAAATGAACCCAGCCCATTTTAAAGACACGTTCAAGAAGATAGTGCTGGTTGACTATTCAACCACCGAGTATCAAATGATAATTGGCGATCTGAGGAGTACGAACACCAAAATGGTCAGGATACCCAAGGACGATAAATACAACTTTGCTTATTTCAGCTTTGACGATGGCGGTAAGGTTGTTTACCCGGAGCCACCCAAAGATTCCTGGGATATAGTGTTCACGCGCTACAGGTATATTTATTATTATCTGAACAACTTCCCTTACCTGGTAAGTGGTGTTCTGCTCAATCCTTATAAAACTACAGCATTTGCTGATTCGACCTCCGGTTATGAAGCAGTTACCATAAACAGCGTAGCTACAGCCAAATTCCTTAAAAACCGTGATGTGATCGGTTTCGACTGGAAGTATTACGACATTCCCAATGGTAAATACACGGTCAACAAGAAAAAGGCCTACGTGCTCAACACCCGCCAGGGCCAGTTCTGGAAGATCCGCTTCCTAGATTTCTACAATAGCGCCGGTGTAAAAGGCAGCCCTTCGTTCGAGTACGAGCGACTCCAGTAA
- a CDS encoding TlpA disulfide reductase family protein, translating into MRVQHLLFFVIAPVIFLFSCGSEKNKFTITGNITNMPAQNIYLEELNINDIVILDSQKYNGNGSFKLSGSAPESGLYRLRFDENKFVLLSIDNSNVDVKGDWQALENYTVSGSSSSESLRKFLLAVRNHLRDFNTMSVVIDTFESRGNDSMLTKAKTDLQEMNMNFTRFIEVYSDTTKYLPNALFAARMLNPMVERQYLDAFVTNLPGRFPNAKMAKDFAADYNRLKAAQGAQQQQQAPAGPAIGSAAPELILTTPDGKDVSLASFKGKYVLVDFWASWCRPCRAENPNVVAAYSKFKDKNFTVLGVSLDDNKDKWTSAIEDDKLTWTHISDLKGWESVAARNYDVQSIPSNFLVDPDGLIIARDLHGADLETTLAGILK; encoded by the coding sequence ATGCGTGTACAACACCTGTTGTTTTTTGTTATTGCACCTGTAATCTTCCTATTTTCTTGCGGATCAGAGAAAAATAAGTTCACTATTACCGGCAATATTACCAATATGCCGGCCCAGAATATCTACCTCGAGGAGCTTAATATTAATGATATCGTTATCCTCGATTCTCAAAAATACAATGGCAATGGCTCTTTCAAACTGTCGGGCAGCGCACCTGAATCGGGATTGTACCGCCTGCGTTTTGACGAGAATAAGTTTGTCCTGTTGTCTATCGACAACAGCAATGTTGATGTAAAAGGCGACTGGCAAGCGCTGGAGAACTACACGGTTTCGGGCTCTTCTAGTTCTGAAAGCTTGAGGAAATTCCTGCTGGCGGTACGTAATCACCTCCGTGATTTTAACACCATGAGCGTGGTGATAGACACATTTGAGTCCCGCGGCAACGACAGCATGCTGACCAAGGCTAAGACCGACCTGCAGGAGATGAACATGAACTTCACCCGCTTTATTGAAGTATATTCGGATACCACCAAATACCTGCCCAATGCCCTGTTTGCAGCCCGTATGCTGAACCCAATGGTAGAGCGTCAATACCTTGATGCGTTTGTAACCAACCTGCCGGGGCGTTTCCCCAATGCTAAAATGGCCAAAGATTTTGCTGCCGACTATAACCGCTTGAAAGCGGCCCAGGGTGCACAGCAGCAGCAACAAGCTCCTGCGGGGCCAGCCATCGGTTCTGCCGCGCCTGAGCTGATACTGACTACCCCTGACGGTAAAGACGTATCGCTGGCTTCGTTCAAAGGCAAATACGTACTGGTTGACTTCTGGGCGTCATGGTGCAGACCATGCAGGGCTGAAAACCCTAATGTTGTAGCTGCATACAGCAAATTCAAAGACAAGAACTTTACCGTACTAGGCGTATCGCTGGACGATAACAAGGACAAATGGACGTCGGCCATCGAGGATGATAAGCTGACCTGGACACACATCAGCGATCTGAAAGGCTGGGAATCTGTAGCTGCGCGCAACTATGATGTGCAGTCTATCCCCAGCAACTTCCTGGTAGACCCTGACGGCCTGATCATTGCCCGTGACCTGCATGGCGCCGACCTGGAGACCACGCTTGCGGGAATACTGAAATAA
- the lon gene encoding endopeptidase La, translating into MSEMKAMFDMFTGVQEQEMEFMPIVPLGEDEMDEQEKGSLPTEIPIIALRNTVLFPNVVLPITVAREKSVKAITEAQKAGKWIGVVAQKDSNNEDPMPEDVYQVGTLARIVKQIKMPDGNTTIFIMGRMRFQIEAFSQVDPYFTAHIRYLEDKFPQQDAEFDALVSSIKDHSERIAQQSPNMPTETSIVLRNIEQQSFLVHFVASNIAAKLSEKQALLEENDIKTRAEKLLQLLQAELQLVELKNEITNKTRADIDRQQREYFLQQQLKSIREELGGDPNEREIKDLQKRAEGITWPESAKELFQKNIEKLERMHPSTPDYSVIYNHLDLMLDLPWSSYTQDSYDLKKAQKILDHDHYGMDKIKDRILEYLAVLKLKGDMKSPILCFVGPPGIGKTSLGRSIANAINRKYVRLSLGGLHDESELRGHRKTYIGAMPGRIIQSLRKVKSANPVFILDEIDKIGKDFRGDPSSALLEILDPEQNNSFYDNYLELEFDLSKVLFVATANTLADIQPALRDRLEIIQLTGYSAEEKIQIAKRHLIPKQKDLHGLNKVPMKFNDKVINKIVQEYTRESGVRELDRLMASIMRSTAKDVALEQKVSPTVSDQQVEKVLGKPRFTNDIYTKGHPPGVAVGLAWTYVGGDILFIETGLSKGKGGLTLTGNLGNVMKESATTALSYLKAHAAEYKIEAQKFEEQNIHIHVPEGAVPKDGPSAGVTMLTALTSAFTGRKIKPFLAMTGEITLRGQVLPVGGIKEKVLAAKRAGIKDVILCEQNQKDVEEINKAYIKGMKFHYVSEMSEVLNFALMKK; encoded by the coding sequence ATGTCCGAAATGAAAGCAATGTTCGATATGTTCACCGGTGTTCAGGAACAGGAAATGGAATTCATGCCCATCGTTCCGCTGGGCGAAGACGAGATGGATGAACAGGAAAAAGGAAGTCTTCCAACAGAGATACCCATCATCGCATTAAGGAATACAGTGTTGTTCCCGAATGTGGTACTACCTATTACCGTAGCGCGCGAGAAATCAGTAAAAGCGATAACGGAAGCCCAGAAGGCCGGCAAGTGGATAGGCGTTGTAGCCCAAAAAGACAGCAACAACGAAGACCCGATGCCCGAAGACGTTTACCAGGTGGGTACGCTGGCCCGCATCGTGAAGCAGATAAAAATGCCCGATGGCAATACGACCATCTTCATCATGGGCCGTATGCGTTTCCAGATAGAAGCGTTCTCGCAGGTAGATCCATATTTCACAGCACACATACGTTACCTCGAAGATAAATTTCCGCAGCAGGATGCCGAGTTCGATGCACTGGTGTCGTCTATCAAAGACCACTCAGAACGCATCGCACAGCAGTCGCCCAATATGCCGACTGAAACAAGCATCGTGCTGCGCAACATAGAACAGCAATCGTTCCTCGTGCACTTCGTCGCTTCTAATATAGCCGCCAAGCTTTCTGAAAAGCAGGCATTGTTGGAAGAGAATGATATCAAAACGCGTGCAGAGAAACTGCTGCAACTGCTGCAGGCAGAACTGCAGTTGGTAGAACTGAAGAACGAGATCACCAATAAAACACGCGCCGACATTGACCGCCAGCAACGCGAGTACTTCTTGCAGCAACAGTTGAAGTCTATACGCGAAGAGCTGGGTGGCGATCCTAATGAGCGTGAAATAAAAGATCTGCAAAAACGCGCTGAAGGCATCACATGGCCGGAATCAGCGAAGGAACTTTTCCAGAAAAACATAGAGAAGCTGGAGCGTATGCACCCCAGCACACCCGACTACTCGGTGATCTATAACCATCTGGACCTGATGCTGGACCTGCCCTGGAGCAGCTACACACAAGACAGCTATGACCTGAAGAAGGCGCAAAAGATACTGGACCATGACCATTACGGCATGGACAAGATAAAAGACCGCATACTGGAATACCTGGCCGTGTTGAAGCTGAAAGGTGATATGAAATCACCGATACTATGCTTCGTTGGCCCTCCGGGTATTGGTAAGACATCGCTTGGCAGGAGCATTGCAAATGCTATCAACAGAAAGTATGTGCGCCTGAGCCTTGGTGGCCTGCACGACGAGAGTGAACTGCGTGGCCACCGCAAGACATACATCGGTGCTATGCCCGGCCGTATCATTCAGTCGCTGCGTAAAGTAAAGTCGGCCAACCCTGTGTTCATTCTCGATGAAATAGACAAGATCGGTAAAGACTTCCGAGGCGACCCAAGTTCTGCCCTGCTGGAGATATTGGACCCTGAACAAAACAATTCGTTTTACGATAACTATCTCGAGTTGGAGTTCGACCTGTCGAAAGTGCTGTTTGTTGCTACTGCCAACACGCTGGCCGACATACAACCTGCCTTGCGCGACAGGTTGGAAATTATCCAGCTGACAGGCTATAGTGCTGAAGAAAAGATACAGATAGCCAAACGCCACCTAATACCAAAACAAAAAGACCTTCACGGCCTCAACAAAGTGCCGATGAAGTTCAATGATAAAGTCATCAACAAGATCGTGCAGGAATACACCCGCGAGTCTGGTGTACGTGAACTAGACAGGTTGATGGCCAGTATTATGCGCTCTACTGCCAAAGACGTGGCCCTGGAACAGAAGGTGAGTCCAACGGTGAGCGACCAACAAGTAGAAAAAGTACTGGGCAAGCCGCGCTTCACCAACGACATCTATACCAAAGGCCATCCACCGGGCGTAGCTGTAGGCCTTGCATGGACCTACGTAGGCGGCGATATCCTGTTCATCGAAACAGGCTTGTCGAAAGGCAAAGGCGGCCTGACACTGACTGGTAATCTGGGTAATGTGATGAAAGAGAGTGCTACTACTGCGCTATCGTACCTTAAAGCGCATGCTGCTGAGTATAAGATAGAGGCCCAGAAGTTTGAAGAGCAGAACATACACATACACGTACCTGAAGGTGCAGTACCTAAAGACGGACCGAGCGCTGGTGTAACGATGCTTACTGCGCTTACATCAGCCTTCACCGGCCGCAAGATCAAACCTTTCCTGGCCATGACTGGAGAGATCACCCTTCGCGGACAAGTATTGCCTGTGGGCGGTATCAAAGAAAAAGTGCTCGCTGCAAAACGCGCGGGCATCAAAGACGTGATACTGTGCGAGCAAAACCAGAAGGATGTAGAAGAGATCAACAAAGCCTACATCAAAGGCATGAAGTTCCACTACGTGAGCGAAATGAGTGAGGTGCTGAACTTTGCGCTGATGAAAAAATAA
- a CDS encoding BlaI/MecI/CopY family transcriptional regulator: MKRKTSLPTLTKAEEEVMQIIWQLERCLVRDVIEQLGDPDMPHSTISSVVRILEKKGFVGHKAYGKTHEYFPIVTKEEYAQQGVKSLVEKYFGGSPKKLVSFLVQNDDMNLKELNEVLKLLDTNKKK; encoded by the coding sequence ATGAAGCGAAAAACATCGTTACCGACGCTTACCAAGGCCGAAGAAGAAGTGATGCAGATCATCTGGCAACTAGAGCGTTGCCTGGTTCGCGACGTTATCGAGCAGCTTGGAGATCCCGATATGCCGCACAGCACTATTTCCTCTGTTGTACGAATACTGGAGAAGAAAGGGTTTGTTGGTCATAAGGCCTACGGCAAAACCCACGAGTACTTCCCCATCGTAACAAAAGAAGAGTACGCACAGCAAGGCGTAAAGAGCTTGGTTGAAAAATACTTTGGAGGGTCGCCCAAAAAACTGGTAAGCTTCCTGGTGCAAAACGACGACATGAACCTGAAGGAGCTAAATGAAGTATTGAAGCTGCTAGATACCAACAAAAAGAAATAG
- a CDS encoding DUF6624 domain-containing protein, with product MKRLLSLLTLTLVPQLAAFAQNATYDSLVHEGEVFYDAKKYKASGEAYAAAFKANNNMGFTPDRYNAACSWSQAGNADSAFSQLLRIAKRGNYSNLNHLLVDADLTQLHSDKRWDEVVTLVKQNKEKAEANLNKPLVAMLDTIMQDDQKYRMQIDDMEKKYGGDSKEMKELWRAIERLDSINLVKVIGILDKYGWVGYDVVGGQGAQALFLVVQHADIATQQKYLPLMREAVKNKKASASALALLEDRVALRTGKKQLYGSQIGRFADGRYYVQPLEDVDNVDKRRAEVGLSPLADYVRNWQMQWSAADYKKQLPEIEAFEKKQSDK from the coding sequence ATGAAAAGACTTCTCTCACTGCTTACCTTGACGTTGGTGCCGCAATTGGCTGCCTTTGCCCAAAATGCAACCTATGACAGCCTTGTACACGAGGGCGAAGTATTTTACGATGCCAAGAAATACAAAGCTTCCGGCGAAGCATATGCGGCAGCATTTAAAGCCAACAATAACATGGGTTTTACCCCCGACCGTTATAATGCAGCATGCAGCTGGTCGCAGGCGGGTAATGCAGACTCTGCGTTTTCACAATTACTGCGAATTGCAAAGCGGGGAAACTACAGCAACCTGAATCACTTATTGGTAGATGCAGACCTTACGCAACTGCACAGCGACAAACGTTGGGATGAAGTAGTAACCCTGGTAAAACAAAACAAAGAAAAGGCTGAAGCCAACTTAAACAAGCCATTAGTGGCCATGCTGGATACTATCATGCAAGACGACCAGAAGTACCGTATGCAGATAGATGACATGGAGAAAAAGTACGGTGGCGACTCAAAAGAAATGAAAGAACTGTGGCGAGCAATAGAACGACTTGATTCGATCAACCTGGTTAAGGTGATCGGCATATTAGATAAGTATGGCTGGGTAGGTTATGATGTAGTAGGTGGCCAGGGAGCGCAGGCCTTATTCCTGGTAGTGCAACACGCAGATATCGCCACTCAACAAAAATACTTGCCCCTGATGCGCGAAGCAGTAAAGAATAAAAAAGCATCAGCCTCTGCCCTCGCTCTGCTAGAGGACCGCGTTGCATTACGCACCGGTAAAAAGCAACTTTACGGTAGCCAGATAGGTCGCTTCGCCGACGGCCGGTATTACGTGCAGCCACTAGAAGACGTAGACAATGTAGACAAGCGTCGTGCCGAGGTTGGATTATCGCCACTGGCAGACTATGTGCGCAACTGGCAGATGCAGTGGAGTGCTGCTGATTACAAAAAGCAATTGCCGGAAATTGAAGCTTTTGAGAAAAAGCAAAGCGATAAATAA